The stretch of DNA GGCCTTGCGCTATAACATCACCTGTTCCGTCGGCATCGCGGCGAACAAGCTGGTCGCCAAAATGGCATCCACCAATGCCAAACCCAACGGCATGTTGATGATTCCCGTGGCACGGCATGCACAGTTCGTGCAGATGATGCCATTGCGTGGCATTCCCGGCATCGGACCTTCTCTGGAAAAGCGTCTGAACGCGTGGGGCGTCAACTCGGTCGCCGACCTTGCACGCATGAGTCTCGAATCTCTGGAACAGGCCACCGGATCTGCGCTTTCCGCACACGGCCTGTATCAGGCGGCCCGAGGCCTGGACGATAGGCCCGTCGTGCCCTACACGCCGGAAAAATCGATTGGTGCGGAACGTACCTTCGAAGCTGACACGCAAGACATGCGACAGGTGTGTTCCATGCTTCGCTGGTGTTGCGATGACGTGGCTACGTCGTTGCGTAAGCGTGGTTTCCTCGCACGCAAGGTCATGGTCAAACTCCGATTTCCGGACTTGAGTTATGCAACGAAAGGGCGCACGCTGGACTGCCCTACGGACGCGGCGAGCGTGCTTTACCCGCAATGCGTTGATCTGCTGCTCGCCATGATGGGTATGACCCCGAAGTCCGTGCATGCCATCTCCCTTGCCCGACCCGTGCGTTTGGCGGGAATGAGCACCAGTGGACTTGTGCTTGCCGAAGAGACTGCGATCCAGCCCTCACTGGATGATTTGCTGGAAGAAAAAGAAGCCGAACGGCATGCGGCGGTTCAGGCAAAACCTGCGCAAATGCAGACCCACACAAAACGTTTGCGTGGCGCGGAAGCGGCACTGGATGCGGTGCGTCAAAAATACGGCAACAACATCGCCAGCTTCGGGATGTAGAAGCCGGGGTACGTCCGTTATTCTTGAATTGAAGAGTTGAGAAGGTCCAGAGGAAGGCGGGGACGCCATGAAATACAGAAAAGAGGCAGTGCACGCAACCAACCCGGAAGTGCTTGCGGCCGGCCGACGCAGACTCGCGTTCGCGGCATTGGCCGTGCTTGCCGTCGTGCTTGTCGCGGGAATATGGCTGCTGGTGCATAGTCTTCAATCAAAGCAGAGTGATGCCGATGCGAAGCCGGCAACAACGGTGATTGAGCCAAAAACGGTTGAAAAGAAACAAGTGACCGAACCTGCGCAGCATCATGGCAATTCCCCGGATTGCCCCGATACCGATTGCATCGCCATGCTTGTCAACGGCGATCTGCTGTTCCATGAGGGATTGTGGAACCAGTATGCCAGCGCCAACACCGCGGCCACCGACGGCACCGCATTCGATTTCACCGGTCTGTTCGAGCCGATGCGCAAATATATCGAAGCTTCCGACATCGCCGTATGCGAGTTCGAAACACCTATCGCACAACGTGGCGGTCCATATTCCGCCTATCCGATTTTCAATATTCCTCCGGAAGTGGCC from Bifidobacterium catenulatum PV20-2 encodes:
- the dinB gene encoding DNA polymerase IV; this encodes MSTAPRIAAAKRDWGHDEAGCTVLHIDMDAFYASLEVARHPEYRGKPVIIGVGNRSVVSAASYEARQYGINSAMASSRAQKLCPNGIFLPIDMSYYRAMSHRIFKEVFSRITGRIEQVSVDECYMDVSGALLQWGSPSAIGAWIREQVALRYNITCSVGIAANKLVAKMASTNAKPNGMLMIPVARHAQFVQMMPLRGIPGIGPSLEKRLNAWGVNSVADLARMSLESLEQATGSALSAHGLYQAARGLDDRPVVPYTPEKSIGAERTFEADTQDMRQVCSMLRWCCDDVATSLRKRGFLARKVMVKLRFPDLSYATKGRTLDCPTDAASVLYPQCVDLLLAMMGMTPKSVHAISLARPVRLAGMSTSGLVLAEETAIQPSLDDLLEEKEAERHAAVQAKPAQMQTHTKRLRGAEAALDAVRQKYGNNIASFGM